The Geovibrio ferrireducens genome window below encodes:
- a CDS encoding response regulator: MKNKTILYAEDDFMVSKIMSMILAREFKKVYTVKNGKEALAVFREHKPDIVITDLAMPEMSGFELVEKIKEESPDTKIVITTAYREEAEVIQGVKKLFKPIDRDEFFKCLDELGK, encoded by the coding sequence TACGCAGAAGACGATTTCATGGTCAGTAAAATAATGTCCATGATACTGGCCAGAGAGTTTAAGAAGGTTTATACCGTTAAAAACGGTAAGGAAGCCCTTGCCGTTTTCCGTGAGCATAAACCGGATATAGTTATAACTGATCTGGCTATGCCCGAAATGAGCGGCTTTGAACTCGTGGAAAAAATAAAAGAGGAAAGCCCTGATACCAAAATTGTCATAACCACAGCCTACCGCGAAGAGGCGGAGGTTATTCAGGGGGTTAAAAAGCTCTTCAAACCCATTGACAGGGATGAATTTTTTAAATGCCTTGATGAGCTGGGGAAGTAA